CAATATTCCAAGCATTGCCACCACCTGAAACTCATGAGCGAGAGCGTCTCACAGAGGATGTTCTCTACTGACAAGGATGAATGGCAAGCAGATAAATCTGAACTGGACTTGCAACTGATATCCTCCCATTTCTATGACCAGAAGAAGCAgggacattttaatgtattttaaatttttgttggaagccacccagagtagctggggaaacccagccagatgggcggggtactactactactactactactactaatgataataataatacacactgCACTTTGCCCATGATGATTAGTTTGCTTGGATGTTAGTCCTTTGGTAAGCATGTGTCTGGCACATAATATAAAACAGCATTCAAAGTTTGTGAGCtgccacagaatcacagaactggagagttggaagagaccccgaggatcatttagtccaacccgctgcaatgcagggattggCAGCTATCCCAtacaaggatcaaacctgcaactttggtgttatcggcaccatgctctaacacAGGAGTcagcagcaacctttttcagccgtgggctggtccaccgtccctcagaccatgtggtgggccggactatattttgagggggggaaattcccggaccatctgcgggccggattgaggcatccggcccacgggccttaggttgcttacccctgctctaacccatgggtaggcaaacaaaggcccagaggctggatctggcccaatcgccttctaaatccggcccatggatggtccgggaatcagcatgtttttacatgagtagaatgtgtgcttttatttaaaatgcatctctgggttatttgtggggcataggaattcgttcatatttttttttcaaaatatagtccagccccccacaaggtctgagggactgtggaccggccccctgctgaaaacgtttgctgacccctgtgagtctaaccaactgagctatgtttcAATTTCAAATCAGGAGTGAAATGTTTTAAAGTCAGTACATAAAGTGTAGAATAGCTGCTAACACCTAGAACCACTGAGAGAGATTAAAAAGCATTTGGCCAGCTTTCTAGTTTTGATACTTACAGAGATGCCTCATCCAGGATATGGGAGGGCTGGAACACGCTGATCTGTTGGAGCACACTCGCTTGTGGGGAGAACACAAGAGAGGTCTGGATTAGGGGCAAGATCTTATCTGCCCCAATTAGGCATTCTCATCATTCTGACCACCCCACCACACCCCACTCCAACCAAGTTATATGCACCTTCCTCTCCTTCTGCCCAGAGGATCTGTGGATGAGATCTATGCAAAGAGAATGAAGTCTACGCAGCAATAAAATGCAAATTCGGTGAATAGAAAGAGGGTAGGCAAGCATGTACTGATTTTCTCAAAGTACAAGAAGGTTTTCCAATTGAAGTACAGtcatgcctcgacttccgaaggcttcgacttccaaagtcaaAGCCTCTGGAAGTCTTTTAGCCATGCGCGCCCAACACGTGCGgttggcgcatgcacagaagcgtgaaATTGTGCTTCGCACATGCGCTGTAGCGgcacttcgacttacgaagacaaccgcagaacggatcgtcttcgtaagttgaggtatcACTGTAGCTGGGcaggaggggatgccaggaaaccgggaattatgttcacaCGTGGTCGGGGTGTACATATGTACTTTTTTGAGgcgatatggagggtgtttgtataatttgtactgttaaaatggaaagggggtcaaaccatcacaagaggtgttgatattttgggaggttggatagttacaatggaatggtctcggggtggggtgcatttttattcttattaatttatgatcattaaaataaataaataaataaaataaatagtagcCTGGCAGTGGGGGAAGGCACAGAAAAAGATGTGGTGAAGGCAATCTAAACGGGGAAATGATGAACTAGGTTACCACGCCCCAATGGTTCTGGATGTTCATCGCATCTGTGGAGGCATCAGCTTGAAGGGTGCATGCAATGGATAGTTTCTTGGCCTGGTCCTTGGCCTGTTTGGGAATGTCATCCCTCTGAAGGATTTGCTCCGTCCAGAGGACTGATGTAAGAACTGCCTTTCAGGAGCCTCTGGGGAAACCTGAATTCTAGCCGGTCACCCTACCGCAAAAGGGAACAAAGCCTCTTTTCAACAATACCTGTTGAAAGTTCTTGGTCTGGCTTCACAAGCGGGGTGACTGCCTGCTCCCAGAGGTGTGCAGGGCGGTTCCGTTCCTCCCACCGCCTCCTCTCTTTCAGAAGCGCCTTATACTCTTGCCACGTGGAGCAGCGCCGGACTTCTCTATCCTCGTTGACGCTGCTTTTGTACCTGCTCTCCCACTTCAGCTGCTCCCGCTCCTTGCGGGTCAGCCTCTCGTGCTTCCGGTTGAGCTTCCTGCGCCAACGGGTCGCATCAACCTCCCGGGCCGTTACATTCTCTGGAAGGAGCCTCTTATCAGGCTCCGCCAGGAGGGTCTGCGGGCAATCGGCACCTATGTTGGGGAAAGCAATGGTGGTGTAATCCCAGCGGGAAGGTACAACGTCGCTGCGGTCCCCACGAAAGGTCTTGCTAGACCTCTCCTTGTCGTCTTGAGCACGAGCTGGAGATTCTCTTGGGACGCTACAAGATGGGGCTGGCTCCACAACTGCAGTTTTAGGATCTGAAGCCTTCGCGCTTTCCTTGGATGAATCATCAGATGTTGGGTGCCTGGAACTCTCGTGATACCTCCTGGTCTTTTGGGGCGACTCTCTGCACTCCTGAGACTTCTCTGATGCTTTGGGTTGCTTGTCTTGTGACAACCTAACCAaatgaaaaaggggaaaaattatattattattattattattattattattagtagtagtagtagtagtatatgccacccttcatctgaagatctcagggtggttcacaagatttttaaaaaaggatagaaGCACAAAattaacacaaaacaaaaacaaaaacaaaacaaaaatgcccctcccacaaacacatttaaaaggccatagaatattaatcagccaaagacatggttgaagaggaacgttttctttttctttaattatttttcaaaaaattatttccaaattactacaaatcaaaccaaatcacTGTATTTTCCGGTCTATAAGACACACCCatgtatttttggggactcagattgAAGAAAACGGGGGGGGCGATGTATCTGCCCCctaattttttacatttttttaaggggggaaactagtcttatacatggaaaaatacggtactttaatttaatacaatttcttaaaatcaggtttcccgctcctgttgcaaacatataTTGATCCATTTCCTCCCGTAGCTGCATCATCTCTTATTTAATGTCCAGTCATCATCCTTCACTAGTCGTTAGTCCATTCTTGCAGCTGACCTTTTTCCTCCTTACAAACAGTGCCTCTGTTACAtcttataaatataaaatccatttcATGTGTGTAGCCCTTCATATACATTGTAGTATCAGACCTGGTGTGCTGGGAGAACTAATTACTATCTTCCCTTACaacattttcgcctggcacctaaaggtgtataatgaaggcaccagacaaATAAAACATGGGCACGCTCCTTTACCATCACAAACTAGCAAGGACACATTATCCAAAGGAATCCATTATGCCCCACCTGTTATCTAACGCAATAACTGCTATTATTGTGTTCTTGACTCTTTACACTGAAGtatttgggatgcgggtggcgctgtgggttaaaccagagcctagggcttgacgaccagaaggtcggtggttcgaatccccacgacgggctgagctcccgttgttcggtccctgctcctgccaacctagcagttcgaaagcacgtcaaagtgcgggaaggtaaacgacgtttccgtgcactgctctggttcgccagaagcggctttgtcatgctggccacatgacctggaagctgtacgccggctccctcggccaataacgcaatatGAGTGCCGCGAcctcagagttggtcacgactggacctaatggtcagggatccctttaccttcatCTACCCTTTGGGAACCTGCGACCTTCTAGATGATGTTGGGATACCAAACTCCCATCTGCCACAGCCAGCGTAGCCAATGATCAGtgatgataggagctggagtccagcaacctcaTTGGCTACCCCTACATTGTGGCAAGCGGCAAACATGAAAACtgctggggggacgggacagaaaCAGAACTGATACATTTCATGATATGCTGTAACATGCCCACCTAGGGCTAGCCAGTCAAGGGCACCACTCCCAGCATCTGTATGGTTTTACCGAGGGCTGGAGCTCCTCCGCCTCTTGCTGCGGCTTCTCTCTGTGCCCCGGCCGTGGCTATCCAGATTCAGCTGCCTCTCATATGGCGTTGGAACAGTGCTGTGGAGTTAAAAGAGGGATCAGAAGATGCTGTTAAACTCTGAGCAGGTTGGCTAAGATTTACAAGacagaatcagataagtgctggaagtgtaaagaggtgGCGGGAACattctttcacatgtggtggacatgtacaaaggtaaagagtattgggaaattaTCTATAATAActgggggaaatgtttaaaattactccccccccaaaaaaacaacaacaacagagtcctGTCTGCTGGGGATAACCCagactgaaatccccaggtgtcagaagaggttattcatgtatgcaacgacTGTGTTtctttagcccaaaaatggaaagtgagtgaAGTCCCagctaaagaggattggcaactcaAGTTGACAGAAAATGCACAATTTGCAGGTTTAACATTTGGAATAAGAGAGCAAggagaacatacgtttaaagaagattggaaaatgtttattgagtatatggaaaataactgtacagctgaaaacgctggcagcattaaaacAAATTCTTACATTCTTGATGGATGTAATAGTGGGaaattgatttgaatggttattgtaaaatatgcagggatgtaagatatgtaaaatgaaccatggaaggagaagaagagaagtcattggatattttaaagtttgtacaATGTTTATTCGaacttgcaaaacagaaaatttaataaaaactattatatAAAAAGGGGGTACCAGAGAATGGAAACCAGGACATGCCATTCACTCTTAGCTGCAAAAGCCTTTTTAGCAATGCAGAAATGGCAATAGGAAACCTCCCTTCTTCTTGGTTATCAGTTCTTCAGCTGATTAATCCACAGACTCATTTGAAATCGAAGGAAGAAGTGGGAGGCAAAATCCATACAGGTCTCATGACTGACCCAAAGGATGGGGAAGGTATGCATCAACCTTGGGAGGTTGGGATGCCGAAAGGGAGGGAGTGGGAAAGAGACAGAAGGAACCAACATGCAATGCTAAGGGGGTGCCTAAGGGAAAACCTTGAGAAGGGTGTTCTAAGGGAGGGAGAAAGACCACCATCAAACAATTACCTGGGACGGAATCTCAGAACGATGTAACCCAGTCTCTTCAAGTGGCTGAATACCTTAAAACGGGGATGAAAATGAAGTCTGACTTTTGGATCAACGTTATCCATTATGGAAAGCCATTCTGCTCAGCTGCTGCTATTGCCTCTCCAGCAGAGgtgtgtaggggtgtgtgtgtgtgtgtgtgtgtgtgtgtgtgtgtgtgtgtctggcagcaccaacagtttgaaactCCCTACCTATTGAGACCaagcaggcaggcaccttcacccCTTtctgcacctgctaaaaacattcttgtttagacaagcctacccagatgcttagaaagttgaggtcattttcagcagtttttagtattttaattttagTATGTTTTGAAGTTGGGTTGTAATTTTGCTTGATTTTATCGCCTTATCTttttgttaactgctttgaggtgttgttgtttttagaatcaagcggtgtataaattttatgaagtaaaATAGTAACAATAAAAATCTGTATCAGATCCGCTGCCAAACGCACATTAATCTTATAAGCTTTTCCAAAACAcgttacaaaacaaaaacagtatgTGCAGAGTGATCGTGActcattttgctttgcatgttaaTGCTTTGCCACCCCAAAGCActtattcttcttcttattattattatcctatataataatgtccctgtgtccctgcgtccagttgtcccgtgtgtccctggggtactgcgcatgtgccccagggatacagggattggacagcagagactgcgcgcgcgcactcttccccccctctgcctcctccaaccgccgctcccgccggacactgcctcactgcagggcacgtcagggaagcgagggtggaggccggcgaaggcctcctcacaaccctccctggcccgtgagaggagcggcggttggaggaggcggggggggggggagagagtgcacgcgtccttcctgtcggcggctgggggagaggaaggaaggaggagaaagcgctcctccgttcctgtccccctgccgccgacagcaaggacgggtcccagggttcggagaagcgctgcacaagcgcttctctgaaccgtgggatgtctgcttcctgtcggcggctgcgggagaggaacggaggaggagaaagcagcgctttctcctcctttgttcctgtccccctgccgccgacagcaaggacaggtcccagggttcagagaagcgctgtgcaagtgcttctccgaactctgggatgtctgcttcctgtcggcggctgcgggagaggaacggaggaggagaaagcagcgctttctcctccttcgttcctgtccccctgccgccgacagcaaggacaggtcccagggttcagagaagcgctgtgcaagtgcttctccgaactctgggatgtctgcttcctgtcggcggctgcaggagaggaacggaggaggagaaagcagcgctttctcctccttcgttcctgtccccctgctgccgacagcaaggacaggtcccagggttcgaagaagcgctgcgcaagcgcttctccgaaccctgggagttctgcttcctgtcggcggctgcgggagaggaacggaggaggagaaagcagcgctttctcctcctccgttcctgtccccctgccgccgacagcaatgacaggtcccagggttcggagaagcgctgcgcaagcgcttctccgaaccctgggaggtctccttgctgacggcggctgcgggagaggaacggaggaggagaaagcagcgctttcgcctcctccgttcctgtccccttgccgccgacagcaatgacaggtcccagggttcggagaagcgctgcgcaagcgcttctccgaaccccaggattttctagagcccgttattgaacgggctgaaatacactagttattTATAAGGAGAGTAGCTCACAGCCTGTGCTGCAGCACCTGGTAAGACGCCAGAGAGGCTTATACTTCTCTTCCAAACATAATCACAGGCACCATTCACCCTTGTGGAGAATGCCACGCAGCAGCTGAAGAGCCCTTATGCCAACATATACCGCCAGACTCACAGATCTTAACTTCCCATTATGAAAAAGAGGAGgtgtatactctctctctctcttacacttttattaaaagtaattaaaaaaaataaaaggactaTAGAGCTTTCAGATACCACAGCAGATTATTGTTTATGCTTTTATAGAATATTGAagcatgaaaaatattttaagtcTCTTACGTTACTTAACCGAAAGCCCAAAACACTGGTAGCATATTGACACACTTCCTTAGCTGCCAGAGTAAATGCATCTGCTAACTATATTGCGGTAACCTGTTTGGCACAGGGCTGTTTGCTTTGAACCTCCACGCAACTCCCAGTCCCCGGGGAATGAGAGAAACTCCTGCCATCACTCCGAAACTAAATACTTCGCCAACACAGGTTGATACGTCTCCAAATGTGGTTCTGTGCTTTCTGGAGAACTCTCGCCATTTTCATTCATTCCGATTCAGTGCCGTACGTATGAGCTTGGGCTTCGTCCACAAGTTTGAATACCTGCAGCCGAACCCAAATCCGGAGACGTACCTGGTACTTCGGCAGACTCACTGTCTTCTGGGATAGCAGATTCTCATAGGCTTCCTGAACTGACATAGGCAGGCCTCTGAAGAACAGCTGAATGGATCCCTAGAAGACAGGAGCATAACATTTAGGAATTAAAGCCTGCATTAATGTGGGGACCATATTCTGTGGTCTCAGGAGCC
Above is a window of Zootoca vivipara chromosome 2, rZooViv1.1, whole genome shotgun sequence DNA encoding:
- the TSEN54 gene encoding tRNA-splicing endonuclease subunit Sen54 isoform X2; this encodes MDAELRLAEGRRLLSPAELLSARTRDHKVPQRSHGQKDFLPDGSEEQEERLRQCREEHWQLLEEERVERLGSLVTAEWKPQEGIVELKTPAGKFWHTMGFAEHGKQCLHPEEALYLLECGSIQLFFRGLPMSVQEAYENLLSQKTVSLPKYQVFSHLKRLGYIVLRFRPSTVPTPYERQLNLDSHGRGTERSRSKRRRSSSPRLSQDKQPKASEKSQECRESPQKTRRYHESSRHPTSDDSSKESAKASDPKTAVVEPAPSCSVPRESPARAQDDKERSSKTFRGDRSDVVPSRWDYTTIAFPNIGADCPQTLLAEPDKRLLPENVTAREVDATRWRRKLNRKHERLTRKEREQLKWESRYKSSVNEDREVRRCSTWQEYKALLKERRRWEERNRPAHLWEQAVTPLVKPDQELSTASVLQQISVFQPSHILDEASLRPFKLCTDN
- the TSEN54 gene encoding tRNA-splicing endonuclease subunit Sen54 isoform X1, whose translation is MDAELRLAEGRRLLSPAELLSARTRDHKVPQRSHGQKDFLPDGSEEQEERLRQCREEHWQLLEEERVERLGSLVTAEWKPQEGIVELKTPAGKFWHTMGFAEHGKQCLHPEEALYLLECGSIQLFFRGLPMSVQEAYENLLSQKTVSLPKYQVFSHLKRLGYIVLRFRPSTVPTPYERQLNLDSHGRGTERSRSKRRRSSSPRLSQDKQPKASEKSQECRESPQKTRRYHESSRHPTSDDSSKESAKASDPKTAVVEPAPSCSVPRESPARAQDDKERSSKTFRGDRSDVVPSRWDYTTIAFPNIGADCPQTLLAEPDKRLLPENVTAREVDATRWRRKLNRKHERLTRKEREQLKWESRYKSSVNEDREVRRCSTWQEYKALLKERRRWEERNRPAHLWEQAVTPLVKPDQELSTASVLQQISVFQPSHILDEASLLQNDTRDMKIDFDVYQADVASSFKKNDPGKPYARMCVRRFDEPIPSLRAVKQLACQSGDVTVVFALVDNGDIAFYSFKEFKLPVDIHP